The sequence below is a genomic window from Anaerolineales bacterium.
GGTGTATTCCGGAGGCATGGTGTGGCAGCTGGTGCCGCAGAACGAAGGGCTATTGGTGTAGTCCCAGGCGTACACGCCGCCCACCAGCACCACCAGCGTCAGCCCGCCAAGTACTGCGTACGGCAATACCCGCTGCCAGCGGGGGGTTCCCGCCGGAGGGAAGAAGAACCTACGCAAGGCGCGACCGAGCGACGACATCCGTGTCTCCTGAGAAAACGAGCGCCCTGCTATTGCTCAGGCGCGCCGGACTGGATCCAAGCAATGATAACGGCCAAGTCCTCGGTGGTCAACTGCCCAGCGTGGCTGCCGGCGGACTGGATCTGGACCAGCACGCTGGCATTCGGATCGCCGGGCACGATGGCCGGCCCTCGAGTGCCTCCCTGGAGGGCAGAGGCGTAGCTCGAGAGGGACAGTCCGCTCAGAGCGGTGGCGCCGTGGCAAGCGCCGCAACGTTGACCGAGGAGGTCGCCCAGTCCCCCGGCCCAGGTGGCGGCCGCGATGGGTGCTGGGGTGGGCGAGGGCGGAGGCGGCACGCTGGGCGTGGGGGTTTGGGGGACGAAAATCGGCGCGGTTTCCGCCGGCGGGGCTACGGCGACAGCGGAGGTCTCAAAGGTGACGAACTGGAACAGGCCGAACCCGGCCGCGGCGGCAAAGACTACAGCCACCGGGAAGAAGACCTGCTGACGGCGCCGGAGCACGGCGGCCGGCGGGCGGGTCGCGGCGGCCCCCCGTTCGATCCGCTCGAGCTCGGCAGGATGCTCTTCGTGCATCTCCTGGCGCGTGAGCCGACCGGTGAAGATGCTCTTGTTGAAATGGCGCAGGTGAACGTGATAGAAGTGCCACAAGAAGATGGACAGGACGGCCAGGATAGCCTCGCCGCCGTGCGCCACCTTGGCGGCGGGAATCGCCTGACCGTTGAACCAACGCACCGAGGCCAGCGGATTCCACATCATGAAGCCGGTCAGCCCCATGATCAGCGTGCCCCAGACGACCGCCAGGTACTCGACCTTCTCGGGATAGCTGAATCGGCCGTAGGAGGCCTTACGATCCCGGCGGCCCAGGTAGAACATCACATCCTGAACCAAGTGCTTGAAATCCTCCACCAGGGGCAGCATCGTGAGAGGCGTGCGGAGGACGAAGATGCGGTAGGCCGCGTCGAGGAGATGGTAGGCCGCCACCGCGCCCAGGACTACGGCCGCGGAGCGGTGCACGATCCGAGTGGTCTCGATGCCCCCCAGCCGGTGCACGATCGCCTGGCTGACCGCGGCGGTGGCGAACTTCTGGACCAGGCCGGTGACCGCCAGGATGGTGAAGGAGACCAGCAGCAGCACATGCTGCAGGCGCTGGATGAGATCGAACCGCTCGATTTCGGCCAGGGCGCGCGGGTGGGCCGGCTCGGAAGCAGGGCGAGGATCAGCCATCGGGCGCGTCCTCGCTCCCATCCGAGGGGGCAGAGGCCTCGGCAGGCTCCACGTGCGCTGGGGGCGCGCCGGGCACAGGGATGCCGGGCGACTCGGCTGACACCTGCGCCGCCGGCGGCGCGGCGTTCTTGCGCCGGCGCGAGCGCACCTGCCAGGACAGGTCAAGGCCTACGAGAAGCGCCATGCCGCCCAGCGTGGCGGGTATGAGGATCTTGTAGAACAGGTCCACTGAGTACACCAGCGGAAAGTGATCGGGCGAGGGAATGTAGTGTGAGAGCCAGGCGTCGGGAAAGTCGGCCGTGGCATCGGGGTGGCAGCGCTGGCAGCGGGCGAGCAGGTTTTCCCGCAAAGCCAGTCCCTTGCGCGGATCATCGACGTGCTGGATGTCGTGCACGCCGTGGCAGTCGTAGCACACCGGCTTGTTGGTGGCCGCATCCGGAGAGAGCTTCTCGAACAG
It includes:
- a CDS encoding cytochrome b/b6 domain-containing protein, which codes for MADPRPASEPAHPRALAEIERFDLIQRLQHVLLLVSFTILAVTGLVQKFATAAVSQAIVHRLGGIETTRIVHRSAAVVLGAVAAYHLLDAAYRIFVLRTPLTMLPLVEDFKHLVQDVMFYLGRRDRKASYGRFSYPEKVEYLAVVWGTLIMGLTGFMMWNPLASVRWFNGQAIPAAKVAHGGEAILAVLSIFLWHFYHVHLRHFNKSIFTGRLTRQEMHEEHPAELERIERGAAATRPPAAVLRRRQQVFFPVAVVFAAAAGFGLFQFVTFETSAVAVAPPAETAPIFVPQTPTPSVPPPPSPTPAPIAAATWAGGLGDLLGQRCGACHGATALSGLSLSSYASALQGGTRGPAIVPGDPNASVLVQIQSAGSHAGQLTTEDLAVIIAWIQSGAPEQ
- a CDS encoding cytochrome c3 family protein; the protein is VHERARAAGVPEAALCTDCHGAHDTRRLTDPQTHELASDARAWIPQTCAKCHSAIYDKYLASAHGSALIGEGNMDVPTCIDCHGVHDIGDPTTAAFRLKSPELCARCHTDPERMESYGLSTQVLSTYVADFHGTTVTLFEKLSPDAATNKPVCYDCHGVHDIQHVDDPRKGLALRENLLARCQRCHPDATADFPDAWLSHYIPSPDHFPLVYSVDLFYKILIPATLGGMALLVGLDLSWQVRSRRRKNAAPPAAQVSAESPGIPVPGAPPAHVEPAEASAPSDGSEDAPDG